A region of Solanum dulcamara chromosome 7, daSolDulc1.2, whole genome shotgun sequence DNA encodes the following proteins:
- the LOC129896002 gene encoding glycine-rich RNA-binding protein RZ1C-like isoform X2: MIEICKTADSAAQVMLERDTGRPRGFGFLTFADRRAMEDAIREMDGMEVGDRVISVNKAQPKMGSEDPVHGYGGGYASGGRASYGGGNRTVGQDTCFSCGLPGHWARDCPLEGGGRGARHLTPLPRSRYGGARGDRFGIDRDRYMDDRYDRGNHADRERYDSRYGSRDRYTSDRYPPNGDRLGNRYGGSDRYPQNGYGKERGFDRDVGARGVGDSYEAGGPARYEGRSYRDRAGPYDRPRREGRPPSFDRY; the protein is encoded by the exons ATGATTGAAATCTGCAAGACTGCAGATTCTGCTGCCCAA GTTATGCTGGAAAGAGACACGGGCCGCCCTCGTGGATTTGGGTTTTTAACATTTGCAGACCGCCGAGCAATGGAGGATGCAATAAGAGAAATGGATGGTATGGAGGTTGGTGATAGGGTGATATCAGTGAACAAGGCCCAACCAAAGATGGGAAGTGAGGATCCTGTCCATGGCTATGGTGGAGGTTATGCATCAGGTGGCAGGGCGAGCTATGGCGGGGGTAATAGGACAGTTGGGCAAGACACTTGCTTCAGCTGTGGTCTCCCTGGCCATTGGGCTAGAGACTGTCCATTGGAAGGAGGTGGTCGGGGTGCTCGACACCTAACCCCTCTTCCTCGTTCTAGGTATGGCGGTGCGCGTGGGGATAGGTTTGGAATTGACCGTGATAGGTACATGGATGACCGATATGATAGAGGGAACCATGCTGATAGGGAGCGCTATGACAGCAGATATGGGAGCCGTGATCGATACACTAGTGACAG GTACCCTCCTAATGGCGATCGCTTGGGCAACAGGTATGGGGGTTCTGACCGCTACCCTCAGAATGGCTATGGCAAAGAGAGAGGGTTTGACAGAGATGTAGGCGCGAGAGGTGTGGGTGACAGTTATGAAGCTGGAGGGCCAGCACGATATGAGGGAAGAAGCTACAGAGATAGAGCAGGACCTTATGATCGCCCTCGAAGGGAAGGCCGCCCACCTTCCTTTGACCGTTACTGA
- the LOC129896001 gene encoding probable pectate lyase 5, with amino-acid sequence MFLLPLVVFYNSFIHFPKMHFKEEDMSSQSLFYRATTELQLVITIAPPRMRMRTGVLLFIYLIASSFSPLITAHLNLTLHHQHPYPESVVHQVHRRINESRLLVETTLRDNKCQSSGNPIDDCWQCDPNWAKNRQRLADCSIGFGQGAMGGKGGQIYIVRDSSDKDTVNPSPGTLRHAVVQEEPLWIVFAADMVIKLKHELIVNNYKTIDGRGANVHITGSGCITLQYVSNVIIHNVHIYNCVPSGNTNIRSSPTHVGWRGKSDGDGISIFGSHNIWIDHCALSHCTDGLIDAIMGSTAITISNNYFSHHDDVMLLGHDDQYLPDSGMQVTIAFNHFGEGLVQRMPRIRRGYVHVVNNDFTHWQMYAIGGSANPTINSQGNRYTAPDDPNLKEVTKREDTDIGQWDEWNWRTDGDTMVNGAFFVPSGQGLSNQYAKAYSVDPKSALLINQLTANAGVLGGPRDNSISISPKGGTTEATGSGHAESNSGDIDLVGMIFSGTGASAAPSLSTTTTPILLSFLIILTLYIIINHDGQLSIPLLLLL; translated from the exons ATGTTCCTATTACCACTAGTAGTATTCTATAATAGTTTTATACATTTTCCCAAAATGCATTTTAAAGAAGAAGATATGTCTTCCCAGAGTTTGTTTTACAGGGCAACAACAGAATTACAACTGGTTATCACTATTGCTCCTCCAAGGATGAGGATGAGGACTGGCGTTCTCTTATTTATCTACCTCATTGCCTCCTCCTTCTCCCCTCTAATTACAGCACACCTCAATCTTACCCTTCATCACCAACACCCTTATCCTGAATCTGTGGTTCACCAAGTACACAG GAGGATCAATGAGTCCAGACTATTGGTGGAGACAACTCTAAGAGATAACAAATGTCAGAGTAGTGGAAACCCAATAGACGATTGCTGGCAATGCGACCCAAACTGGGCCAAAAATCGGCAAAGGCTAGCAGACTGCTCCATTGGTTTCGGTCAGGGTGCAATGGGTGGTAAAGGAGGTCAGATCTACATAGTACGAGACTCCTCCGACAAAGACACCGTCAACCCATCTCCGGGCACTCTCCGGCACGCCGTCGTTCAAGAGGAACCTCTATGGATCGTGTTCGCAGCAGACATGGTCATAAAGCTAAAACACGAGCTCATTGTGAACAACTACAAGACCATCGACGGGCGGGGTGCAAATGTTCACATCACCGGCAGTGGGTGTATTACATTACAGTATGTGAGCAATGTGATTATACATAATGTTCATATTTACAATTGTGTCCCTTCGGGAAATACTAACATACGGTCGAGCCCTACCCATGTTGGCTGGAGAGGCAAATCGGACGGTGATGGGATATCCATCTTTGGATCTCATAATATCTGGATTGATCACTGTGCATTATCTCATTGTACCGACGGCTTGATTGATGCCATCATGGGTTCTACTGCTATTACCATATCCAATAACTACTTTAGCCATCATGATGATGTTATGCTCTTGGGACATGATGATCAATACTTGCCTGATTCAGGAATGCAG GTGACAATAGCGTTTAATCATTTCGGAGAAGGTTTAGTACAAAGAATGCCAAGAATTAGAAGAGGATATGTGCATGTGGTGAACAACGATTTCACACACTGGCAAATGTATGCAATTGGTGGAAGTGCTAATCCTACCATTAACAGTCAAGGCAATCGATATACTGCTCCTGATGATCCAAATTTGAAGGAG GTGACAAAGCGGGAGGACACGGACATTGGGCAGTGGGATGAATGGAATTGGAGGACGGATGGGGACACAATGGTTAATGGCGCATTTTTCGTGCCTTCAGGGCAAGGCCTTAGCAACCAATATGCTAAAGCCTACAGCGTCGATCCCAAATCCGCCCTTCTCATCAACCAGCTCACCGCCAATGCTGGTGTACTTGGTGGCCCCAG GGACAACAGCATTAGCATTTCACCCAAAGGGGGCACTACCGAAGCAACCGGCAGCGGTCATGCCGAGTCCAATAGCGGTGATATCGACTTGGTCGGAATGATATTCAGTGGTACTGGTGCATCTGCAGCACCATCGCTATCAACAACAACCACCCCgatcttactttcctttttaattattCTGACTTTGTACATCATCATTAATCATGATGGTCAATTATCGATACCATTGTTACTCTTACTATAG